In Bradyrhizobium lablabi, one DNA window encodes the following:
- the ftsE gene encoding cell division ATP-binding protein FtsE, which yields MVRFENVGLRYGLGPEILRDLSFLIPAHSFQFLTGPSGAGKTSLLRLLFLSLRPTRGLVNLFGHDVSLLGKDEIAALRKRIGIVLQDFRLLDHMTTYENVALPFRVMGRAESSYRKEVIDLLKWVGLGERMDALPPILSGGEKQRAAIARAVISRPQLLLADEPTGNVDPTLGRRLLRLFIELNKSGTAVVIATHDITLMDQYDARRLVLHQGRLHIYE from the coding sequence TTGGTTCGATTCGAAAACGTCGGATTGCGTTACGGACTGGGTCCGGAGATTCTGCGCGACCTTAGTTTCCTGATTCCCGCCCATTCCTTCCAGTTCCTCACCGGCCCATCCGGCGCCGGCAAGACCTCGCTGCTCCGGCTGTTGTTCCTGTCGCTGCGGCCGACGCGCGGCCTGGTCAATCTGTTCGGCCATGACGTCTCGCTGCTCGGCAAGGATGAGATCGCAGCCTTACGCAAGCGGATCGGCATCGTGCTGCAGGACTTTCGCCTGCTCGATCACATGACCACTTACGAGAATGTGGCGCTGCCGTTCCGCGTGATGGGGCGCGCGGAATCCAGCTACCGCAAGGAGGTCATCGACCTCCTGAAATGGGTCGGTCTCGGCGAGCGCATGGATGCGTTGCCGCCGATCCTGTCCGGCGGCGAGAAGCAGCGCGCGGCGATCGCGCGCGCGGTGATTTCGCGGCCGCAGCTATTATTGGCGGACGAGCCGACCGGCAATGTTGATCCGACGCTGGGGCGGCGATTGTTGCGGCTCTTCATCGAGCTGAACAAGTCGGGCACCGCGGTCGTGATCGCGACCCATGACATCACGCTGATGGATCAGTATGACGCGCGGCGGCTGGTGCTGCATCAGGGACGGCTGCATATCTATGAGTAG
- a CDS encoding cell division protein FtsX: MSRNGNEHGPLVDLGHERPQVPARARNLSPIVPRASIAGRALVAVVAIMTFLASITTGAVLLVSASAAEWQSEVASEITIQVRPAAGRDLDRDAAAVMEAMRTQPGIVETRPFSKEESAKLLEPWLGSGLSLDDLPVPRVIVARVQPGTTLDLVALRGRIMQVAPTASVDDHRAWIERMRSMTGATVLAGIGILALVIIATIISVSFATRGAMAANRPIVEVLHFVGAGDRYIANRFFRHFLRLGLEGGVIGGGIAMLAFGFSESIAGWFSGTPVGDQFAALLGTFSLRPSGYLALAVQAVLIAAITAWASRRTLFSTLDDID; the protein is encoded by the coding sequence ATGAGTAGAAACGGCAACGAGCATGGTCCGCTGGTGGATCTCGGGCATGAACGCCCGCAGGTGCCGGCGCGGGCGCGCAATTTGTCGCCGATCGTGCCGCGCGCCTCGATCGCCGGCCGCGCGCTCGTCGCCGTCGTCGCCATCATGACCTTCCTGGCCTCGATCACCACCGGCGCGGTGCTGTTGGTGAGCGCGTCGGCGGCGGAGTGGCAGTCGGAAGTCGCAAGCGAAATCACTATCCAGGTGCGGCCCGCGGCCGGGCGCGATCTCGACCGCGACGCGGCGGCGGTGATGGAGGCGATGCGGACGCAACCCGGCATCGTCGAGACCAGGCCTTTCAGCAAGGAGGAATCCGCCAAACTGCTGGAGCCGTGGCTCGGCAGCGGATTGTCGCTCGACGATCTGCCGGTGCCGCGCGTCATCGTGGCGCGGGTCCAACCCGGAACCACGCTCGATCTCGTGGCGCTGCGCGGCCGGATCATGCAGGTGGCGCCGACCGCCAGCGTCGACGATCACCGCGCCTGGATCGAGCGGATGCGCTCGATGACCGGCGCCACGGTGCTTGCCGGCATCGGCATTCTGGCGCTCGTGATCATTGCGACCATCATCTCGGTCTCGTTCGCGACCCGCGGTGCGATGGCGGCGAACCGCCCGATCGTCGAAGTCCTGCACTTCGTCGGCGCCGGCGACCGCTATATCGCCAACCGGTTCTTCCGGCATTTCCTGCGGCTCGGGCTCGAGGGCGGCGTGATCGGCGGCGGCATCGCGATGCTCGCTTTCGGGTTTTCCGAATCGATCGCCGGCTGGTTCTCGGGCACCCCGGTCGGCGACCAGTTCGCGGCGCTGTTGGGGACGTTTTCGCTGCGCCCGTCCGGCTATCTGGCGCTCGCGGTGCAGGCCGTGCTGATCGCGGCGATCACCGCCTGGGCGTCGCGACGCACGCTGTTCTCGACGCTTGATGACATCGATTGA